The genomic stretch CGATCATGGGCTTCGGCACACAAATATTTTCTCTTGAGCGAATATTATTTTCCTTTCTTCCGACATGGTTTGCAATTCTGGTTTTGAAAATTGCGGTTGCCGCCGTGGGTTTTTCCGGTGCTTACCGACTGGTCAGAGCAATGGGGCCATCGGGGCGGGAAGTTGCCGCCGTATTAGCAGCCTTGTTTACCGTCGCCGTCCCCTACAACCTCAATGCGACGACTTGGAACGGGCTGGGGTACGCGGTTTTGCCGTGGGTTCTATACTTCGCTTTCGCCCGCGCTGATCGTCGGTACTATCTTCCAGGCTTGGTAATTCTGGGAGTAATGGCCTCCACAACCGAACCCCTCCATACTTTCTTGTCCATAGCTGCCGCAGTATTTGCAGGTGTGGCTCTAACGGGACGGATGCGCCCCCAAACCATTGTCCTGCCGCTTGTAATTATCGGTGTATTTATGCTGATAAATTGGCATGAGGTTCTTTACGCGCTAAAGCAAATTGCGCCGTTGACAATCCGGGGTCGAATTATCTTTGGCGATCTTACTTTGATTGAAGCTATAAGCCGAGCCATGACGGCGTTTCCGAGTTCGCGAGTTGGGACTGTTGTACTCGCAATATCTTTAATGGTCCTGGCTTATAAGCGCGATCCTTTTTTCTGGAACGCCCTTGCCACGGCGCTTCTGTTGTTGACGTGTTACGTCGCTCTAGTTTGGTTGCCGTGGGAAATTATTGGGCTAAAAGTTTTAAAGGGTCTCAGTCCGCATTACCTTTATTTCGCAACAAGTGCTTTGATGCTTCCCATTGCCGCCCGGGCGATCAGCGCTGCATCTATACCCGTGAGCAGTAGTCAAGTTTCGGGAAATACGCCGTCGGCTAGAAAATGGCCCATTGCCATAGCGTTCGCGGGTTCCGTTGCATTATTAATTATCTATAAAGTGGAGCATGGCGCGAACTTTATATACTACGGTGGTCAAACCCAATTCGGCACAATAGAGAATCTTAAAAACCCGGATTGGTCGCATCCCGAACCTTTTCGAGTCGTCACCCTTCGCCACCAACAACCTGAACCCGAGTTAGCCGCTGCCTTTTATGGCTTTGACACCTACGACGGTACATTAAATCTAGCACCTGCTGCCTATAGCATATATTGGCACCATGGGATTTTAAGGGGAAAGGGCACAGAGGGGTTTTTCGGTAGGCTCACAATGGACCGTCAATATTTTTCCGATGGCCTTTATCATATCGAACGCCAGGCCAATCTAGAGATGTTGAAAATTGCTAATGTCGCATTCATCATTAGTCCGATTGCCATTAGCAGTAACAATCTCCACTTGGTTTCTGGCCCAAAAACCGCCCCGGTTCAACTTCAAGATGGGTTGCGGAAATACGTGTGGTATCGGCTGATGAAGGCCTTACATTATGGCAAAGTTTACGTTTATGCCTTGGCTGATCCTTTGCCTCGCGTTTTTGCCGCTCAGCGTATTCACCGGGTCAAAAGTGCTACTACGGAAATTGAGCTTTTAAAAACCGTATCCCGACTGGCCCCACACCGAACAGCTGTTTTCCAAGATAACGCCAAAATTATTTCTAAATCTCGCGATCTTAAATCGATGCATGTACGAACGTTTTCTAAAGCTGTAAACGGCTATGATGTTACGATAGATGCGCCAGATGGTGGGGTTCTGATCCTAAATGTTCCTTATCTTTCATTTTGGAAGGCGACGGATGGAAAGGGGAATTCTTTACCGATTTCCCCGGTCAACATGATTCACATGTCTGTCGTCGTTCAACCGGGAACAAAATCCGTTTCGTTTAGATATCGCCGCCCGACGCTGCGGTGATCGCCATTAGTAATTTTTGCGTAGTGATAAGCCAGCTCGCTACGGTGACTTACTTGAATCGGTGAGTCACCACTCATATATTATCAGCTTAGTCTGTTCTAAAACCATAATCGGCACGCCATGAACCTCCGCTTATTTTTCCAACGCTCCTTCCCGCTCGTTCTGCGTCTGCTATTGAGACGGCGCCTGACTCCCCGTAAGATATTGAATTTATGGTCTAATTTTTATATGGGCCACTTCAAAAAAACGGCGGGCAGAGGGACCTCCCCGAGCGTTATGATGGTCGAAATTACCAACGCATGTAACCTAGCCTGCACCGGATGCGCCCTGCAAATGGAAGGCAGCGTGTCCATGCAGGCGAATCGTAAGATGATCGATTTCGACATGTACACCAAATTGGTCGACGACGTGCAAGACGACTTGATTTTCTTGGTACCCTATCTCGGTGGCGAAAGCTTCCTTAACAAGCAAATGTTCGACGCCATTAAATACGCCTCCGACCGGGGCATCAGCGTCTCGGCGACAACAGCGGCAAGCTTTGACCATATTAAAGACTTCGGCCAAAAAATTTCTGATAGTGGATTGGATTTCCTATTCTTTTCGATTTCCGGCACGGAGCAGGAAATCTACGAGAACTTTCACGTCAAGGGAGAGCTCGCGAAGGTTATCGCCAACATTAAGGACGTGACCCGGTTTCCCAAGAGCCAGCGCCCACGGGTCTGTGTGCGCTACTTGCGCACGCCTTATAACGCCGAGGATATTAAAAAGCTGCCCGAATTTACCAAGGAATTGGGTGCCGATTTCTTCGAGATTCGTCAGGTCGATGGAACACTTGAAGCGGTCGACACCATGACAAGCAAAGAAGAAGGTATTTCGCCAGAGGATTTTACCGAGAGCTGTCCTTGGCTTTGGGCGTCAACTGTAATTAAGGCGAATGGCGAGGTAATCCCATGCTGCTTCGATTATTACGGCGTGCCGGAAATGGGGGCCATTAACGCGCTCGACAAGGGTATTCGTGATGTCTGGAACGGTGAAGGTTACAAAAAATTCCGGTCCGCTTGGTACAAAGGCGGCAGCGAATTGGATTGCTGCGCGCAATGCCGACCGTCGCTTGGATATCAGGACACTGCGTCCGTCGAACGTGCAAAGCAATACGTCCGAACTGAAAGAATGTAGGCGAGTCCGTAATGGCGCAAACCACCAGCGGCTTGGTCTCAACCCGTAACGGAATTAAGACCTGCGATCTTTCTCAGGTCTTTGCTACAAGCGGAGCCGACGGCATGGAGCTTTATGCCCTGCCAACATGGCACCCGGTTCGTTGGATTTTCATCAAGCGAGCTTTGTTGTTGATCGATCTTTTTCAGCGCATTCCAAGACCAGAAAGCCTGATGGAGATGGGTTTTGGTTGCGGCATCCTAGTCCCTGAGTTGGTCTCTAAGACCGACCGATATGTCGGCATCGATATTCATTCCCATACTGGCGAAATTGAGGAGGCGCTCAGTCAACAAATCGGCTTAGTAGATCTCCGTTACGGCGACGCCAATAATCTCGAGTTCGACGATAACAGCCTCGACTGTATTTTCTCGATGAGCGTGATGGAGCACATTGCAGAAATTGAAGGCGCGGTTGAGAACGTAGCGCGGGTACTCAAGCCCGGTGGACATTTCATTGTTGGTTTTCCAATCGAAAATTTCGTCTCGAATGCCTTTCTCGATATGATAAAATTAATGATTGGCTTTGATCGCAAGGTGCATCACCCGACCAATCATCACCAAATTCTAGCTGCCTTGGGCCTGCACTTAGAGCCTTTCCACGAACGTCCGTTCCCGTTTTCGGGATCAGTGGCATTCTCTCTCTATTACACAGGTATTTGGCGAAAACCGGAGAATTAAGGCTGTGCTTGATATTGTCGTTCCGACATTAAATGAAGAGGCGAATATTGACCAACTGGTAACGCGCCTAAAGAATGCCTGTCCTGAGGCGCGGCTAATTTTTGTAGACAACTGCTCCACTGATCGCACGCTGGAAATCCTGGAAGGATACGGCGTTGACATCGTCCGCCATACTGTCAACGAAGGATATGGCAAAAGTCTTTATGACGGCATTATCGCTGGCACAGCGGATTATATTGTTACCATTGACGCCGACCTGGAATACCCCCCCGAATGCATTCCTCAACTGATCGCCCGCCTGGATCAATGCTCGGTCGTTTACGGCTCTCGCTTCGCTGGTGATACTGATCCAGCAATGGGAGCCTTTCGTATCTACGGCAACCAATTAATTAGCTGGATATTCAACAAACTTTATGGCCAAGCGGTGAGCGACCTTTATACCGGTGTTAAGGCGTTTCGCCGGTCTGCCCTCGACGGGCTTGAATTCCAATGTTCCGGGTTCGTCTTCGTTGTAGAGTTCGCGGCAAAATTGGTGAGATCCGGGTTCCGGCTTGAAGAAGAACCGGTCGAGTATACAATTCGCCGGGCCGGGCGTCGAAAAATGAAGCACGTCGCGGAAGCTTCAAAGGCACTCTCGTTGTTGTTGTTTTACCGAGTATCGCGGTTAAAAATAAAGTCCTAACAGTATGAATTCACAGAATTTATCTGGCGTCATCCTTGCCGCTGGCAAAGGTACGCGCGCCTATCCCTATACCCAGCGCATTCCTAAGGCCATGCTTGATATTTGTGGCCGACCGTTGATCCAGTTTTCTCTGGAACTCATGCGCGATAAATTGGGGATCAAGGATATTGTCATCGTCGTTTCTGAAAAGAATGGCATGATTGAGCAACGGTTTGGCGATGGCCACGATCTTGGTCTCAACATTTGCTATCGCGTTAATGACGCTGTTGAAAAGGGGCCGGTTTATTCGCTGTCTTTGGCAGAGTCAAAAATATCGGCAGAGCGCTTCGTGGTGATGCTTTCTGACGAAATTTATCTGGATTCAAACCACGAAGCGATACTGGGCACAGATTATAGAGACGAAGATATCCTGGTCACAGCGCGGCCCAATAGCTTGATCCGTGACATCAGCAAGAATTTTAGCATCGATTTCGTCGACGGACGCATTTCTCGCCTCATCGAGAAACCGACGAGTTCTGAGAATGGGCTGCTAGGCTGTGGCACCTACGTTTTCCGGCGCGATGTTTTTGATCAAATTCGTGAAGAATTTCGAACGCCTGGCCCGGCAACCGACAATCTGACTGCGTTTATTGCAAACCGTCTGGTTAACGGAGCAAAAGTTGGATATGTGCCTCTCGGTGGGAACTACATTAACGTGAACTACCATCATGATGTTAATCGCGCGCGATCAATGGCCCGTACCGCAATGTTCGCCGATCCCAAAGTCAGCCTTATCATGCCCTGCCTCAGCGACAGCGCTGGATTCGAAGATGTGGTTCGAACCTCAATAGATGCCGGACGGGTCGATGAAGTGCTGTTGGTTGTTCACGAGCACACAAAAGAATTCGACCGCGTCGCAAGCAAGTACGGCGCTAGACTAATCGTCGCGAAATCCGAATCCCGTGGGCTAGCGCCGCTGATCCGGACCGGTGTTCGGGAAAGCACCGGCGACATCATTGCAGTCATGGCAGCCGATGGAACCTTTGAGATTGGCGATCTAGATAAACTGCTCGCTTATATTTACGACGCTGAAATGGTTGTCGGCACCAGAACTGCCCGGCAACTCATTGATCAGGGGTCGAACATGGATATTGTCGCCCGGCTGAGCAATTACTTCCTGGCCAAGTTCATTGAGGCCTTGTGGGTCACACATCTGGTCCGGCTGTCGGACGTCGGCTGCGTCTGGCGGGTATTTTGGCGCTACAGCTACGATGCGGTCATCGACAGGGTTGATGCAGAACGAGGCGAGTTTTTGATCGACATGGTGATCGAAATGCTACTTTACAGGTTCCAATTGATCGAACTGCCGGTTCGCTACTGCATCAGCATTGACGAACAGGCGGTCCGGTTTCGCGAGCGGAATTTGGCGACGTTCTTCCGGATAATTAAACTAGCGCTGTCAAAACGGCTAAAAACGTTGTGAGCTTTCAACTATTTTGCGTTGACGCGGGCTGAGCGGCGCTCCAAAGCATCGTGCATACGGTGCTCCAGAACTGTCGTCATCTCTGTGCCCCCCTTTACATTGCGGTATGTCCGGATGATCCTCTTGGGAAACCGAGTATAGCCAACCAAATAATAGAGCATCGTACAAATTAGCCGGTAGAACGACAGCTCTTTTGGCCCGACACTTTGGTTGGTTTTTAAATGATTGAGCGAAACATAGTCGCCATAAATAGAGGTCAAAGACAGGAAGTACGAATCTGAAACAACGATGCGTTTCTCGGCAACGAGTTCACGAAAGAGTTCGGTCCCAGGATAGGCACAAAATAGCTGCATAGAAACTTCGTCAATGCCATGCCACGCGAGCTTCAGTCCGTAAGCCAACGTCCGATAGATATCTATCCTGGATTCTTTTGGCAGCCCAATCATCAAATTTGCTCGGGTAACGATGCCGATTTTCACCGCTGACATGATTGAACCTGTGAGGCGATCAAGATCGATCCGTTTCTTGATTCTCTCGAGCGTTCGCTTGGAACCACTTTCCGGAGCATAGACTAAGTAATTGCAGTTAATATCACGGAGTACACGCAACGTATCGTCATCCAGAGCCTCACTCCGGGTGCCTGACGGTAGCGACCATTTGACTGAGATTTTTTCTTCCGCTAGGCGCTTTCCAAACTCTATAATCCAGCGCTTCTTGGTGATCGCCGTCAGATCGTATAACTGCACTGCCGTGATATCATATTTCTCTATATGGGTCTTAAGTTCAGCAATAACGTCTTCGATGTCGCGCAGGATATAGCGTGTGGTCCACATTCCAGGATTGGAGCAGAAGGTACACTGGTACGGACACCCTCTGGAAATCATCATCGGCATATCCCGCTCGGTCATGACGCCGAAAGACTTACCCGTGGCCCAAAATTTCTCTAGGTAACCATCAGGCCAGTAAGGCCATGGAATAGCATCAACCTCCCGTATGCGATTTTGGCCAGTGTTTTCGACGTAATTTCCCTGCCCATCGAGAAAGCTGACGCCATTGACTTCATCGAAGCCCTGGCCATTTTCGATACATTCTAGAAGCTCGTAGAAGGTATGCTCGCCTTCGCCACGCACACAGACATTGATCGCCGGACAGTCCTTTAGACAATATTCGGACAGCGCGGTCACGTGTTCTCCACCGGCGACAATGGTGACATCAGGAAAGGCCTTGCGAATTGCCATGAGAAGGAGTTTTGCTGCGGGCCATTCACCAGAAAACATAGCTGAAAATGCAATAACATCTGTATTGGCAGGAATGCGCTCAATAATTTCTTCGAATTTCAGTCCCTGACAAACATGTGACGAAATCGTCTCCATAGGCCATACCCGGTTGAGCCCCTCAGCGACGCCGTCGACAAATGTAAAATCGTAGCCCTTGTTTTTGATATACGCTGAAAGATAAGCGAATGCGATGGCCGGTGTGGCCTCATTATTTATGGCTGTTTTGGTGTAAACGATTGGGCCTCGAACGAACGTCACAAACGTCTTCTTATTTGCGGTGGAGTTTTCACCCGTCATAGCTATCCTTCAATTGTTGGTATGGAATATACAATCCAGGTCAAAAGCTTCAGCGTCTAAGGACACTTGTTATTTATGACTGCCAATAGCAAGATTAAAGGCGTACGTATAGCCAAATTTTTATTTTTACTCCCACATCCAGTATCGAAAGCAAAGTTCTGAACTCTAAAAATTTACATTATTCTGGTCTTGCATTGATCAGTCTTTGGTTCGCTGCGGAATACATACTTTTGGGACCGGCTTCCGTGGTGCCAACATCAAGCAATGGTGAAATGCTTGTACCGGCACTGCTCAGCCAACAGTTCGCCGCAGACCAAGGTGCACTTTGGCAAAACCTTACAAGTACAGGTGCCGATAAGCTGGCCTTCACATATTACGGCACCATCGATAGCTTCCTGTTTTCCACATTACCG from Rhodospirillaceae bacterium encodes the following:
- a CDS encoding 4Fe-4S cluster-binding domain-containing protein, with amino-acid sequence MMVEITNACNLACTGCALQMEGSVSMQANRKMIDFDMYTKLVDDVQDDLIFLVPYLGGESFLNKQMFDAIKYASDRGISVSATTAASFDHIKDFGQKISDSGLDFLFFSISGTEQEIYENFHVKGELAKVIANIKDVTRFPKSQRPRVCVRYLRTPYNAEDIKKLPEFTKELGADFFEIRQVDGTLEAVDTMTSKEEGISPEDFTESCPWLWASTVIKANGEVIPCCFDYYGVPEMGAINALDKGIRDVWNGEGYKKFRSAWYKGGSELDCCAQCRPSLGYQDTASVERAKQYVRTERM
- a CDS encoding class I SAM-dependent methyltransferase — translated: MAQTTSGLVSTRNGIKTCDLSQVFATSGADGMELYALPTWHPVRWIFIKRALLLIDLFQRIPRPESLMEMGFGCGILVPELVSKTDRYVGIDIHSHTGEIEEALSQQIGLVDLRYGDANNLEFDDNSLDCIFSMSVMEHIAEIEGAVENVARVLKPGGHFIVGFPIENFVSNAFLDMIKLMIGFDRKVHHPTNHHQILAALGLHLEPFHERPFPFSGSVAFSLYYTGIWRKPEN
- a CDS encoding glycosyltransferase family 2 protein, translated to MLDIVVPTLNEEANIDQLVTRLKNACPEARLIFVDNCSTDRTLEILEGYGVDIVRHTVNEGYGKSLYDGIIAGTADYIVTIDADLEYPPECIPQLIARLDQCSVVYGSRFAGDTDPAMGAFRIYGNQLISWIFNKLYGQAVSDLYTGVKAFRRSALDGLEFQCSGFVFVVEFAAKLVRSGFRLEEEPVEYTIRRAGRRKMKHVAEASKALSLLLFYRVSRLKIKS
- a CDS encoding NTP transferase domain-containing protein, whose protein sequence is MNSQNLSGVILAAGKGTRAYPYTQRIPKAMLDICGRPLIQFSLELMRDKLGIKDIVIVVSEKNGMIEQRFGDGHDLGLNICYRVNDAVEKGPVYSLSLAESKISAERFVVMLSDEIYLDSNHEAILGTDYRDEDILVTARPNSLIRDISKNFSIDFVDGRISRLIEKPTSSENGLLGCGTYVFRRDVFDQIREEFRTPGPATDNLTAFIANRLVNGAKVGYVPLGGNYINVNYHHDVNRARSMARTAMFADPKVSLIMPCLSDSAGFEDVVRTSIDAGRVDEVLLVVHEHTKEFDRVASKYGARLIVAKSESRGLAPLIRTGVRESTGDIIAVMAADGTFEIGDLDKLLAYIYDAEMVVGTRTARQLIDQGSNMDIVARLSNYFLAKFIEALWVTHLVRLSDVGCVWRVFWRYSYDAVIDRVDAERGEFLIDMVIEMLLYRFQLIELPVRYCISIDEQAVRFRERNLATFFRIIKLALSKRLKTL
- a CDS encoding B12-binding domain-containing radical SAM protein — encoded protein: MTGENSTANKKTFVTFVRGPIVYTKTAINNEATPAIAFAYLSAYIKNKGYDFTFVDGVAEGLNRVWPMETISSHVCQGLKFEEIIERIPANTDVIAFSAMFSGEWPAAKLLLMAIRKAFPDVTIVAGGEHVTALSEYCLKDCPAINVCVRGEGEHTFYELLECIENGQGFDEVNGVSFLDGQGNYVENTGQNRIREVDAIPWPYWPDGYLEKFWATGKSFGVMTERDMPMMISRGCPYQCTFCSNPGMWTTRYILRDIEDVIAELKTHIEKYDITAVQLYDLTAITKKRWIIEFGKRLAEEKISVKWSLPSGTRSEALDDDTLRVLRDINCNYLVYAPESGSKRTLERIKKRIDLDRLTGSIMSAVKIGIVTRANLMIGLPKESRIDIYRTLAYGLKLAWHGIDEVSMQLFCAYPGTELFRELVAEKRIVVSDSYFLSLTSIYGDYVSLNHLKTNQSVGPKELSFYRLICTMLYYLVGYTRFPKRIIRTYRNVKGGTEMTTVLEHRMHDALERRSARVNAK